One window of Alkaliphilus metalliredigens QYMF genomic DNA carries:
- a CDS encoding IS701 family transposase, with translation MLVYIYIPQELLQLLLFPKELLSIPNYKYFVGFIWCLLVTEGRKTTRNIYRYCFFYKKHIASWERFLSKNQWDCMAIMEQLLHKLLELFPKNFMIHGSLLVAYDTTLIAKNSKKIPGIQKWNNHSGNADKGKYIVGHHWGALGIVGSFLSNRFLCFPLIFRLISGRLNPSQWMSDAEGIATSMNCWDNAHAALFQFIDWASKHPVRVVADAYFSNKSFIQPLLSGKNPIHVITKLKSNAIGYLDPEKPQIKKQGRPRKRGQKVKILTLFKTEPIQLISVRLYGETRTVEVVVKDLWVLGLDRKVRIVVTKVGSNVTALISTDISLTPAAIIEIYGARFSIETAIRDMKQHLGLGDYQHQSLLPTFRFIHLAAVAYSVGKMALLKHPNSSWLQAQDYQGDTPWTSELSFKKLRICLRRFSLGKLVLPETALDQGTDKNISVKDAILTIAS, from the coding sequence ATGCTTGTGTACATTTATATTCCTCAAGAATTGTTACAGTTGTTATTATTTCCTAAGGAACTGTTATCAATACCAAATTATAAATATTTTGTTGGTTTTATTTGGTGTCTTTTAGTAACTGAAGGTCGAAAGACTACCAGAAATATATATAGATATTGTTTCTTTTACAAGAAGCATATTGCAAGTTGGGAACGGTTTTTAAGCAAGAACCAGTGGGACTGCATGGCTATTATGGAACAACTACTTCATAAGCTTTTAGAGTTATTTCCAAAGAATTTTATGATTCATGGATCGCTTCTGGTGGCTTATGATACGACACTTATAGCAAAGAATTCTAAGAAAATACCTGGTATTCAAAAGTGGAATAACCACAGTGGCAATGCAGACAAAGGCAAATACATTGTAGGTCACCACTGGGGTGCTTTGGGTATTGTTGGTTCTTTTCTTTCCAATAGATTCTTATGTTTCCCACTGATTTTTCGCCTGATATCCGGTAGGTTAAACCCCTCTCAATGGATGTCTGATGCCGAGGGCATAGCAACCTCTATGAACTGCTGGGACAATGCTCATGCTGCATTATTTCAATTTATAGATTGGGCCAGTAAACACCCCGTTAGGGTAGTGGCAGATGCATATTTTAGTAATAAGTCATTTATACAACCACTTTTGAGTGGAAAAAACCCGATCCATGTCATTACAAAATTAAAAAGTAATGCAATAGGATATTTAGACCCCGAGAAACCTCAAATAAAGAAACAAGGTAGACCAAGAAAAAGAGGACAGAAGGTAAAAATATTGACCCTTTTTAAAACTGAACCTATTCAATTGATATCTGTACGCCTATATGGTGAAACAAGAACCGTTGAAGTTGTGGTAAAAGATTTATGGGTATTAGGGCTTGACCGTAAAGTGCGAATCGTGGTCACAAAAGTTGGTAGTAATGTAACAGCATTGATCAGTACAGATATATCATTAACTCCAGCTGCGATTATTGAAATTTATGGTGCTCGCTTTTCTATCGAAACAGCAATCCGAGATATGAAGCAGCATTTAGGTTTAGGTGATTACCAGCATCAATCTTTATTACCTACATTCAGGTTTATTCACCTGGCAGCTGTGGCCTATAGTGTTGGGAAGATGGCACTGCTAAAGCATCCAAATAGTAGTTGGCTTCAAGCACAAGATTATCAAGGGGACACCCCTTGGACATCAGAACTTAGCTTTAAAAAGCTTCGTATCTGTCTGAGAAGATTTTCCTTGGGAAAACTTGTTTTACCCGAAACCGCATTAGATCAAGGAACAGATAAAAATATATCAGTGAAAGATGCAATACTTACTATTGCTTCATAA
- a CDS encoding ATP-binding cassette domain-containing protein, which translates to MHELSFDGVKKYMNEALVLKDVSFQLSEGEKVGIIGQNGSGKTTVLKLIAGILKLKHCEGYPYAPVPPGYDEGWVKITKGSTCSYLEQIPEYTEGVKVINVLNMAFKEVYSIEKEMRELEEKMKELIDSDLEKSLKQYSYLMELYEVNTTLQVM; encoded by the coding sequence ATGCACGAATTATCATTTGATGGTGTAAAAAAATATATGAATGAAGCCCTTGTTCTTAAGGATGTTTCGTTTCAACTCAGCGAAGGGGAAAAAGTAGGTATCATAGGTCAAAATGGAAGTGGCAAGACTACTGTTCTGAAGTTAATTGCGGGCATTCTAAAGCTTAAGCATTGTGAGGGATATCCTTATGCCCCTGTACCCCCTGGATATGACGAGGGATGGGTTAAAATTACTAAAGGTAGCACTTGTTCTTATCTTGAGCAAATACCTGAATATACAGAGGGTGTGAAAGTAATCAATGTTTTAAATATGGCTTTTAAAGAAGTATATAGTATAGAAAAAGAAATGCGAGAATTAGAAGAAAAGATGAAAGAGTTAATCGATAGCGACCTTGAAAAATCTTTAAAACAATATAGCTATTTAATGGAGTTATATGAAGTAAACACCACTTTACAAGTAATGTAG
- a CDS encoding IS701 family transposase codes for MKQTLHQYLMQYRSVFKKRSFDIFYWLIMGILCTEEVRSIQFVYDSFIKKHTDKVLNSIYYFLSYSKFPIEALTTITVSIALSLIPEKLRQNTLFITIDDTLQAKYGAKFDCYVKHFDHTKKNGTKYLNGHCFVSVVLNIPLYYQDKAKYLSIPIGYRLYSKEQNKLEMASQIIKCIMPQLEMFQVILLCDSWYSKGSILDTVKEFDNLEIIGAVRHDTAIYDLPPTPTGKRGRPRKKGRKLNTREFSYTKIGEYYVAEKKVMANLFEKPIYVTVTTTDIKPFSSIRVFISSINPDEIKTINTALNTKGALNDQNKDECTSKTLTTYRMRWNIEVMFYQHKFFWSFGNYMVRNKAAIERYVNLLFVAYTFACLLPFMDKRYEKYQFKSPQLIKRAVGVQITKELIFDSFVLSFESAKIYSTIKESVQGFLNKDWVA; via the coding sequence ATGAAACAAACATTACACCAATATTTAATGCAGTATAGATCAGTTTTCAAGAAGCGGAGCTTTGATATTTTCTACTGGCTCATTATGGGAATCCTCTGCACAGAAGAAGTAAGATCTATACAATTTGTTTATGATAGTTTCATCAAGAAACACACCGATAAGGTGCTGAATTCAATATATTACTTTTTATCCTATTCAAAATTTCCAATAGAAGCCCTAACCACTATCACAGTTTCTATCGCTTTATCCTTGATACCAGAAAAATTAAGACAGAACACCTTATTTATAACAATTGATGATACTCTTCAAGCAAAATACGGTGCTAAATTTGATTGTTATGTTAAACATTTTGACCATACAAAAAAGAATGGAACCAAATATCTTAATGGTCATTGCTTTGTATCTGTGGTGTTGAATATTCCTTTATATTACCAAGATAAAGCGAAGTACTTAAGTATACCAATAGGCTATCGCCTGTATTCAAAGGAGCAGAACAAACTTGAAATGGCATCACAAATAATTAAATGTATCATGCCTCAACTTGAGATGTTTCAAGTAATTTTATTGTGTGATAGCTGGTATAGTAAAGGATCTATCCTAGATACTGTAAAAGAATTTGATAATCTAGAAATCATAGGGGCAGTACGTCATGATACTGCCATATATGATCTTCCTCCAACCCCTACGGGGAAAAGAGGGAGACCTAGGAAAAAAGGTAGAAAACTAAATACTAGAGAATTTTCCTATACTAAGATAGGTGAATACTATGTTGCTGAGAAAAAAGTAATGGCTAATTTATTTGAAAAACCTATTTACGTTACAGTAACCACTACAGATATTAAACCATTCTCATCCATAAGAGTTTTTATTAGCAGCATCAATCCTGATGAAATTAAAACTATAAATACCGCCCTAAATACCAAAGGAGCATTGAATGATCAAAATAAAGATGAATGTACCAGTAAAACACTGACTACTTATCGAATGAGATGGAACATCGAAGTGATGTTTTACCAGCACAAATTTTTTTGGTCCTTCGGTAACTATATGGTGAGAAACAAGGCCGCAATCGAAAGATATGTTAATCTATTGTTTGTAGCATATACTTTTGCGTGTTTGTTACCCTTCATGGACAAGAGATACGAAAAGTATCAATTCAAAAGTCCACAATTGATCAAAAGAGCTGTAGGCGTTCAAATTACAAAAGAATTAATATTTGACAGTTTCGTATTGAGCTTCGAAAGTGCTAAAATTTATTCTACAATTAAAGAATCTGTTCAGGGCTTCCTCAATAAGGATTGGGTAGCTTAA
- a CDS encoding YbaK/EbsC family protein, translating into MIMEKVKEYFKQWNMEDRILEFDVSSATVELAAEAVGCEPKRIAKTLSFMVGDKAILIVVAGDARIDNPKYKAQFSTKAKMLTPDQVIDLVGHAVGGVCPFNINSDVTVYLDDSLKRFTTVFPACGSSNSAIELKIEELEKYSDYSSWVDVCKVKI; encoded by the coding sequence ATGATAATGGAAAAAGTAAAAGAATATTTCAAACAATGGAACATGGAAGATAGAATACTTGAATTTGATGTTTCAAGTGCAACTGTTGAATTAGCAGCAGAGGCAGTGGGTTGTGAGCCTAAAAGGATAGCAAAAACACTATCCTTTATGGTAGGCGATAAAGCTATTCTAATTGTAGTTGCAGGTGATGCCAGAATCGATAATCCAAAGTACAAAGCACAATTTTCAACAAAAGCAAAGATGCTTACGCCAGACCAAGTAATTGATTTAGTAGGACATGCTGTTGGTGGTGTATGTCCTTTTAATATTAATTCCGATGTGACTGTTTATCTTGATGACTCCCTTAAACGATTTACAACAGTGTTCCCAGCTTGTGGAAGTAGTAATAGTGCCATTGAATTGAAAATTGAAGAACTTGAAAAATATTCAGATTATTCTTCATGGGTTGATGTTTGTAAAGTAAAGATATAA
- a CDS encoding DUF4347 domain-containing protein — MRLKYEYMIALIILIVICLGMPVFATASVGLEGESTEVAIVDTSVQDYKILVESAKNAGLEVILIGEGEGVKDLAEALEGRSNIDALHIFSHGDVGQVFLGGDVLSSETLEVHANTLARIGASMTATGHILLYGCNVAQGEVGSVFIEDMARITQADVAASNDPTGAAALGGDWVLEEATGEIKAEGLFVDDFNGLLANAVPEIILPTPPAIHEDASNVAISGIYVAGNGSFSSGEIYILDNTPPTVTPGNISVTGGSGTGGAYIIGDTVTVTWDNTAGGDNNADVVSVTVDFSELGGGAAVVATNNASMWKATYNIVAGALNGITNRNVVITATDHVVNVTTVADNANVIVDNVAPGPVTVQGGGTLSVSETAANGAVVGTVISSGAVTYSLVNNGGGRFAIDAATGEITVADAGSIVYAHNDSHSITVVASDAAGNMTADTVLTVTVTDASPVLAGTAGSSDWQENTSSGPSWSGDAIYLFSGASVTSIESNFAEATLIVSFTDGYNVGDFISFHPSIETGAGTLTLDNNDHKLLMDGQEIATISGGNMSPLVITFNHWATATQVNAVFNHITFTVYGNDNPTNFGANATRAVSAVFQDAGSGLTSNPLTGTLTIIPYNDPEILNGTISGTFTEGTGTPLQLVSGAELIQVDNINFDNGSLMVSLATYQDGDVLGVLQGNDITLDGQNLNHNGINIGTINTLGVNGTPLVINLNENTTHLRVQDLIDQLVFESTSQNPTNFGTATSRSVTISLDDGAGGTTATSTLTGSITINDLNNPPEVDLNGAVTGEDSIATFLVEGTAVLIAPEAIVIDWDNTHLSSLTATLANRPNGNGTESLGLSAAATTAASGAGLYAYYTEESGILSIQGAATVDVYQTILRGIQYHNGIETMSANTADRVITIVASDGEDTSISRTATVSLVTAPIIGDLSSTPVAHVEDGGAVLMAAGATIVELDGDNLNRLLITLTNPQDGVDEAITLAGRTSGDEANGITITYTSNTVITLTGIASASEYQALLRELQYANASSGPETATVREIIVQGRDEHNNDGGIATVQVQPVNINNAPVLVTTELMLTSTNENTVTDPIAVSSFLDATDDDRDPLEGIVITEAVGNGEWEYSTGGNWSTIDVVNQNSALLLRSTDYIRYVPDGQNGETVFVTYRAWDQTSGTVGTKVDVTNNGGTTAFSTNTATATLTVMDVNDAPVLNPTGVTLTGTDENTSVDFTVESFIESAITDVDIGAVKGTAITATSGNGVWQYSTDVGATWISIGAVNDESSLLLNRAALIRYVPDGVNGETASITYRAWDQTSGTVGTKVDVTNNGGTTAFSTNTATATLIVTDVNDAPILISGNYSLGNLNITDIGTAIEVDSFIDGAVTDVDNGALKGIAIVDVTGNGTWQYSTDGFSTWSDIIVVSESNALLLRDSDYIRYIPGGIEETAEITYRAWDKTSGVVGGIADTTANGGTTAFSTALATASINAVASTEKEITAITIPAGATIEGTNIIASVANATSSVIVDVTVSPGAYWTLYSDEECAEEIVDKTMNLYVGTNTAYIKVTAQDGTTKTYTAVVSRGANPTYTVIYDGNGSTDGTVPTDSNNYEENATVTVLGNTGNLMRTGYTLVGWNTQANGQGTSYYTGSSFTMGAENATLYAKWIDSTSIRMTANPDNVKGNINFDQTFILNLSNDTVTGSVYADDINLGDVFSTLNISSVNNSSNTVTLAVYGSLSTQGIGTISLNENSLNNSTTPLIAEVVVSLNTATYHGNGETGGSIPTDSNVYEEGATVTVLGNTGNLVKTGYTFAGWNTQANGQETSYTQGSTLIMSTTNINLYAMWTKTSSGGGSSGGSTGGNIRPTPTPEPATETEEVVIINGEAQTVGKETVIEQDGEKIVELRTDSNVLSQKIDEVITLNQTEGIQGPNILEIPVSTQGANQIRSVLTGDIIKKMEDNQFILIINTEKVDYVIPVREIDIEKVADILNVDPTSLHEIEIEIRITYSNEIKANEIIQRGRAQGIEVIMQPMEFEIVAKTTNNQGEEQETTVNQFTSYVSRVMEVPSGVDPNKITTGILYNPDGSFTHIPTNVFMQDNKWYVRLNSLTNSTYTVIWNPITVAAVENHWSKETVNDMASRLVIKNPDTFKPNQLITRGEFAEYITKALGIYLTGTVKTTKFSDVPLTHELSDAITIATDYGIISGYPDGTFKPDAQISREEAMTMYAGAMDVVDLQEIDNNRIHNYIDKDQIATWAYESVKKTVSAGVFSGRTAETINPKDTFTYAEAATAIRNLLVRAGLIND, encoded by the coding sequence ATGAGATTGAAATATGAGTATATGATAGCTTTAATTATACTAATAGTAATTTGTCTAGGAATGCCTGTATTTGCAACTGCTTCGGTAGGATTGGAGGGTGAGTCCACTGAAGTTGCAATAGTAGATACCAGTGTTCAAGACTATAAGATTTTAGTGGAATCTGCTAAGAATGCAGGCTTAGAGGTGATTTTGATAGGTGAAGGTGAAGGCGTTAAAGACCTAGCAGAAGCCCTCGAGGGACGTAGTAACATTGATGCTTTACATATTTTTTCCCATGGTGATGTTGGCCAGGTGTTTCTAGGGGGAGATGTGCTTTCTTCTGAAACTCTGGAGGTCCACGCTAACACGCTGGCTCGTATAGGGGCCAGCATGACCGCAACCGGCCACATCCTGCTCTATGGCTGCAACGTGGCCCAAGGGGAGGTCGGTAGTGTCTTTATTGAGGACATGGCACGGATAACCCAAGCCGACGTTGCGGCGTCCAATGACCCGACGGGTGCAGCGGCACTAGGTGGTGATTGGGTGCTTGAAGAAGCCACCGGCGAGATTAAGGCTGAGGGCCTGTTTGTTGATGATTTCAACGGTCTGCTTGCCAATGCTGTTCCCGAAATAATTCTGCCCACCCCTCCTGCTATCCATGAAGATGCCAGTAACGTGGCAATTTCAGGGATTTACGTGGCCGGAAATGGCAGCTTTAGCAGTGGGGAGATCTATATTCTTGATAACACCCCTCCCACGGTCACGCCGGGTAATATTAGTGTTACGGGAGGCTCCGGCACGGGGGGAGCTTATATCATCGGTGATACGGTGACGGTCACCTGGGACAATACCGCAGGCGGAGACAATAATGCAGACGTGGTCAGCGTTACTGTGGACTTCAGCGAATTAGGCGGCGGTGCGGCGGTGGTTGCCACCAACAACGCCAGCATGTGGAAAGCTACTTATAATATTGTCGCCGGGGCCCTCAATGGCATTACCAACCGTAACGTCGTCATCACTGCCACCGATCATGTGGTGAATGTGACCACCGTGGCCGATAACGCTAACGTTATAGTGGATAACGTTGCGCCAGGACCGGTGACGGTCCAGGGCGGTGGAACACTGTCTGTCTCGGAGACCGCGGCCAACGGGGCAGTTGTGGGCACGGTAATATCTAGTGGTGCTGTGACTTATAGCCTAGTGAATAATGGCGGGGGCCGCTTTGCTATCGATGCAGCAACCGGGGAGATTACTGTGGCTGATGCAGGCAGCATCGTTTATGCCCATAATGACAGCCACTCTATTACCGTGGTCGCCTCCGATGCTGCCGGGAACATGACGGCGGATACAGTTCTGACGGTCACCGTCACCGATGCCTCTCCGGTTCTAGCCGGAACGGCAGGCAGCAGTGACTGGCAGGAGAACACCAGCAGCGGTCCATCGTGGAGCGGTGATGCGATTTACCTGTTCTCCGGCGCTTCGGTGACCTCCATAGAAAGTAACTTTGCCGAGGCAACCTTGATTGTTTCCTTCACCGATGGTTACAACGTTGGGGATTTTATTTCCTTCCACCCTAGCATTGAAACCGGGGCGGGCACCCTGACCCTCGATAACAATGACCACAAACTGTTGATGGATGGTCAAGAGATCGCCACCATCAGTGGAGGGAACATGAGTCCTCTGGTGATCACTTTTAACCATTGGGCTACGGCGACTCAGGTCAACGCGGTGTTCAATCACATTACCTTCACAGTATACGGTAATGACAACCCGACCAACTTCGGGGCCAATGCCACCCGTGCTGTTTCTGCGGTATTCCAGGATGCCGGCAGTGGCTTGACCAGTAATCCGTTGACCGGCACCCTGACCATAATCCCCTACAACGATCCTGAGATCCTGAACGGAACCATTAGCGGTACCTTTACCGAGGGCACGGGGACACCGTTGCAATTAGTCAGCGGGGCTGAACTGATTCAGGTGGACAATATCAATTTTGACAATGGATCCTTGATGGTAAGCCTTGCCACCTATCAAGATGGGGATGTGCTAGGGGTCCTCCAGGGGAATGATATCACGCTTGACGGGCAGAACCTCAACCATAACGGCATTAACATCGGCACGATCAATACCCTTGGCGTGAACGGTACACCCTTGGTCATCAACCTCAACGAAAACACTACCCACTTACGCGTTCAGGATCTGATAGATCAGTTGGTCTTCGAGAGCACCAGCCAGAACCCGACCAACTTCGGCACGGCCACTAGCCGTAGTGTCACCATCAGTCTCGATGATGGGGCCGGGGGAACCACGGCCACATCAACGCTGACTGGCAGTATCACCATAAATGATCTCAATAATCCGCCGGAGGTGGACCTGAACGGCGCGGTTACGGGTGAGGACAGTATAGCGACCTTCTTAGTCGAGGGTACAGCGGTACTGATCGCCCCTGAAGCCATAGTGATAGACTGGGACAATACTCACCTTTCCTCCCTGACAGCCACCTTGGCTAACCGGCCTAATGGCAATGGCACTGAAAGTTTAGGGCTGTCGGCAGCCGCTACTACTGCCGCCAGCGGCGCCGGTCTGTACGCTTACTACACAGAGGAGAGCGGCATTCTGTCGATCCAAGGAGCGGCGACGGTAGATGTCTATCAGACCATCCTGCGTGGCATTCAGTACCATAACGGGATCGAGACCATGTCTGCCAATACCGCCGACCGTGTGATTACTATCGTGGCCAGTGACGGCGAGGACACTTCGATTTCGCGTACAGCGACTGTTTCCCTAGTCACCGCTCCCATCATCGGTGACCTGAGTAGCACACCGGTGGCTCATGTGGAGGACGGTGGAGCAGTGTTGATGGCCGCTGGGGCAACCATTGTTGAACTGGATGGGGACAACCTCAACCGATTGCTTATCACCCTGACCAATCCTCAGGACGGTGTCGACGAGGCAATCACCCTTGCAGGTCGTACCTCCGGTGATGAGGCAAATGGCATTACCATCACCTACACTAGCAATACCGTCATCACCCTGACTGGGATTGCCTCTGCTTCCGAATATCAGGCTCTGCTGCGCGAGTTGCAGTATGCCAATGCTTCCAGTGGCCCGGAAACCGCCACGGTACGGGAGATTATCGTTCAAGGCCGTGACGAGCATAACAACGACGGTGGTATCGCCACCGTTCAGGTTCAACCGGTCAACATAAACAACGCACCGGTCCTTGTCACCACAGAACTCATGCTGACCAGCACCAACGAGAATACCGTTACCGACCCCATTGCCGTTTCAAGCTTCCTTGACGCTACTGACGACGACCGCGACCCGCTGGAAGGTATTGTTATCACTGAGGCGGTGGGCAACGGAGAATGGGAATATTCGACTGGAGGCAACTGGAGCACCATTGACGTGGTCAACCAAAATTCCGCACTGTTGCTGCGTTCCACTGATTATATCCGCTATGTGCCCGACGGACAGAACGGCGAGACGGTCTTCGTTACCTATCGGGCCTGGGATCAAACCTCTGGCACCGTCGGCACCAAGGTGGATGTGACCAACAACGGTGGAACAACTGCCTTCAGTACCAATACAGCAACTGCTACTTTAACGGTGATGGATGTCAACGACGCACCAGTACTTAATCCTACAGGGGTTACATTGACTGGAACAGATGAAAATACTAGCGTTGATTTTACTGTAGAATCCTTTATTGAATCAGCAATAACCGATGTTGATATCGGAGCTGTAAAAGGAACAGCCATTACAGCTACATCGGGTAATGGGGTATGGCAATATTCAACTGATGTTGGGGCTACATGGATATCGATTGGAGCAGTTAATGATGAATCCTCGCTGTTATTAAATAGGGCTGCCTTGATTAGATATGTGCCAGATGGAGTCAACGGAGAAACAGCCAGTATAACCTATCGGGCCTGGGATCAAACCTCTGGCACCGTCGGCACCAAGGTGGATGTGACCAACAACGGTGGAACAACTGCCTTCAGTACCAATACAGCAACTGCTACTTTAATAGTGACGGATGTAAATGATGCACCGATATTAATTTCTGGAAATTATTCCTTAGGTAATTTAAACATCACTGATATAGGCACTGCAATTGAGGTGGATAGTTTTATTGATGGAGCTGTTACCGATGTAGATAATGGAGCATTAAAAGGAATTGCAATAGTAGATGTCACAGGGAATGGAACATGGCAGTACTCTACAGACGGTTTTTCCACTTGGAGTGACATTATTGTAGTAAGCGAATCTAATGCTCTTTTACTTCGGGATAGCGATTATATTAGATATATACCAGGCGGGATAGAGGAAACAGCGGAGATTACGTATCGTGCTTGGGACAAAACTTCGGGAGTTGTAGGAGGTATTGCTGATACAACCGCTAATGGTGGAACAACGGCCTTTAGTACTGCCCTTGCCACCGCATCAATTAATGCAGTGGCATCAACAGAAAAGGAAATTACAGCAATTACAATACCAGCAGGAGCAACAATAGAGGGAACAAACATTATAGCAAGTGTAGCAAATGCAACATCAAGTGTAATAGTAGATGTAACAGTAAGCCCGGGAGCATACTGGACTCTTTATAGTGACGAAGAGTGTGCAGAGGAAATAGTAGACAAAACTATGAACCTTTATGTAGGGACAAATACAGCCTATATAAAAGTAACAGCCCAGGATGGAACAACAAAAACATACACAGCAGTAGTGAGCCGTGGAGCAAATCCAACCTACACCGTAATCTATGACGGCAACGGGAGCACAGATGGAACAGTACCAACAGACAGCAATAACTACGAAGAAAATGCAACAGTAACAGTATTAGGAAACACCGGCAACCTAATGAGAACAGGCTATACCTTAGTTGGCTGGAATACTCAAGCTAATGGACAGGGAACAAGCTATTACACAGGTTCGTCCTTTACAATGGGTGCTGAAAATGCAACTCTGTATGCGAAGTGGATTGATTCAACTAGCATCAGAATGACAGCAAATCCAGATAACGTTAAAGGAAATATTAATTTCGATCAAACCTTTATATTGAACTTATCTAATGACACAGTAACAGGTTCAGTATATGCAGACGACATAAATCTAGGTGACGTGTTTAGCACATTAAACATAAGTTCAGTTAATAATAGCAGCAATACAGTAACTTTAGCAGTTTATGGTTCATTAAGTACTCAGGGTATAGGAACGATATCTTTAAACGAAAATAGCTTAAATAATAGTACCACCCCGCTAATAGCAGAAGTAGTTGTTAGCTTAAACACTGCAACTTACCATGGCAATGGAGAGACCGGAGGAAGTATACCAACAGACAGCAATGTATATGAAGAGGGAGCAACTGTTACAGTACTAGGAAATACAGGCAACCTAGTGAAAACAGGCTATACCTTTGCCGGCTGGAATACTCAAGCGAACGGACAAGAAACTAGCTATACACAAGGATCAACCTTAATTATGTCAACAACCAATATCAATCTCTATGCAATGTGGACAAAAACCTCAAGTGGTGGAGGTTCATCAGGCGGCAGTACAGGAGGTAATATAAGACCTACACCTACACCAGAACCAGCCACAGAGACAGAAGAGGTGGTAATAATAAACGGAGAAGCGCAGACCGTCGGCAAAGAAACTGTAATAGAACAAGACGGAGAAAAAATCGTAGAACTTCGTACAGATAGTAACGTATTAAGCCAAAAGATAGACGAAGTAATCACCCTAAATCAAACAGAAGGCATACAAGGTCCAAATATACTAGAGATACCAGTATCAACCCAAGGGGCCAACCAAATTCGCAGCGTATTGACCGGAGATATTATCAAAAAGATGGAAGACAATCAGTTTATCTTAATCATAAATACTGAGAAAGTAGACTACGTTATCCCAGTTAGAGAAATAGATATAGAAAAAGTGGCGGATATATTAAATGTAGATCCTACATCCTTGCATGAAATTGAAATAGAGATACGCATAACATATAGCAACGAAATAAAAGCTAATGAAATAATTCAACGGGGAAGAGCCCAAGGAATTGAAGTAATAATGCAGCCAATGGAGTTTGAGATAGTGGCCAAGACCACTAACAACCAAGGAGAGGAGCAGGAGACAACAGTAAATCAATTTACCAGCTACGTATCCAGAGTGATGGAAGTACCGTCAGGAGTGGATCCCAATAAAATTACTACTGGAATCCTGTACAACCCAGACGGGAGCTTTACCCATATACCTACCAATGTATTCATGCAGGATAACAAATGGTATGTTAGGTTGAACTCCTTGACCAACTCCACCTATACCGTAATCTGGAACCCAATTACTGTAGCAGCCGTAGAAAATCACTGGTCAAAAGAAACAGTTAACGACATGGCCTCCCGACTAGTGATCAAGAATCCAGACACCTTTAAACCAAACCAATTAATCACCCGGGGGGAGTTTGCCGAGTACATAACCAAAGCATTAGGTATCTATCTTACAGGCACAGTCAAGACAACAAAGTTTAGTGATGTACCGTTGACCCATGAGCTATCTGATGCCATAACCATAGCAACAGACTACGGCATCATTTCCGGTTACCCAGACGGCACCTTCAAGCCAGATGCCCAAATCAGCCGAGAGGAAGCCATGACCATGTACGCTGGAGCTATGGATGTGGTAGATCTGCAGGAAATAGACAATAACCGCATACACAATTACATTGACAAAGACCAAATAGCAACATGGGCCTATGAGTCTGTTAAAAAGACCGTCAGCGCAGGAGTGTTTAGTGGTCGAACTGCTGAAACTATTAATCCAAAAGACACCTTCACATATGCTGAGGCAGCAACTGCTATTCGCAATCTATTGGTTAGAGCAGGTTTAATCAACGATTAA